A genomic region of Dickeya solani IPO 2222 contains the following coding sequences:
- a CDS encoding DUF4123 domain-containing protein has product MTLSQSFLSLQPETEAAWQARLAAGGCFVVAEAALNDAVPWLAERWGGSLEQTRLYWGETGQVHASVSPYCIPVHPANWPQVREHLLTQPGWGLGVQLDGFMQAYSPLDQLLELVKHLRQWSLIATQEGDSAILRISDWEVISPLLAASSPQEATALYGPIATFCDMAPDGTVQSLTLTERTAHNPPDTLPRSLSEAQWLALLAPATRQALDSYMAHLRTHHQRWQNSDDDSLLNFTCQQTEQARIQGFNNDRDIVRYLALATELEPAFIHQPWAQTILAQPEYIGAQNRMDRLYKTAIDQLDDA; this is encoded by the coding sequence GTGACGCTGTCTCAATCTTTTCTGAGTCTGCAACCGGAAACGGAAGCGGCCTGGCAGGCGCGACTGGCCGCAGGCGGGTGCTTTGTGGTCGCCGAAGCGGCACTGAACGATGCGGTCCCCTGGCTGGCGGAGCGCTGGGGCGGCAGTCTGGAACAAACCCGTCTGTACTGGGGCGAAACCGGACAGGTTCATGCGTCCGTCTCGCCTTATTGCATTCCCGTCCATCCGGCCAACTGGCCACAGGTGCGTGAACATCTGTTGACGCAGCCAGGCTGGGGACTGGGAGTACAACTCGACGGGTTTATGCAGGCTTACTCGCCGCTCGACCAACTGCTGGAGCTGGTAAAACACTTGCGACAGTGGAGTCTGATCGCCACCCAGGAAGGCGACAGCGCTATTCTGCGCATCAGCGATTGGGAAGTGATCTCCCCGCTACTGGCGGCGAGTTCGCCGCAAGAAGCCACCGCGCTCTACGGCCCGATCGCCACCTTTTGCGATATGGCGCCCGACGGCACCGTACAGAGCCTGACGCTGACCGAACGAACCGCACACAACCCGCCCGATACCTTGCCGCGCTCGCTCAGCGAGGCGCAGTGGCTGGCGCTACTGGCGCCGGCGACGCGTCAGGCGCTGGACAGCTACATGGCGCATCTCCGCACGCATCACCAGCGCTGGCAGAACAGTGATGACGACAGCTTGCTGAATTTCACCTGTCAGCAGACCGAACAGGCCCGTATTCAGGGATTTAATAACGACCGCGATATCGTGCGCTATCTGGCGCTGGCCACCGAGCTGGAACCAGCCTTTATCCACCAGCCGTGGGCGCAGACGATTCTGGCACAGCCGGAGTATATCGGCGCGCAAAACCGTATGGACCGCCTGTATAAGACGGCGATTGACCAACTGGACGACGCATAA
- a CDS encoding N-formylglutamate amidohydrolase, which produces MSSHEHPVFEIIPPRVKAVPVIASIPHSGLYVPSTIAAQFTPEHLAWLRNTDWFIPEVFSFLPDLGVTTITATHSRYVVDLNRDASGELYGPFGRTPVAQTLLSGQRTHTTHPGNDELTKRIRLYHEPFHQALGKLLTETVARFGSCLLIDLHAFMGPSDNDICLGNLHGVSSHAATINNLQNILVSEGFTTSVNDPFAGVYILRRHYGQQVEAMQFELRYTNYMDCKHIDEPGRPVLDKGMLTALQPRLIRAFNQFLQPWMKEPA; this is translated from the coding sequence ATGAGCAGCCATGAACATCCCGTTTTTGAAATCATACCACCGCGCGTTAAGGCAGTACCTGTCATCGCCAGCATCCCGCATAGTGGTTTGTATGTTCCTTCAACCATCGCGGCGCAATTTACTCCTGAGCATCTGGCGTGGCTAAGAAACACCGACTGGTTTATTCCTGAGGTTTTTAGCTTCTTACCTGACCTTGGTGTAACTACCATAACAGCGACCCACAGCCGTTATGTTGTAGACCTTAACAGAGATGCCAGCGGGGAACTTTACGGGCCGTTTGGTCGTACACCTGTAGCACAGACACTTCTTTCAGGCCAGCGGACCCACACTACCCATCCTGGGAATGACGAACTTACCAAGCGTATACGGCTTTATCATGAGCCCTTTCATCAGGCTTTGGGGAAACTGTTGACGGAGACAGTAGCCCGCTTCGGTTCATGTCTGTTGATTGATTTACATGCTTTTATGGGACCGTCGGATAACGATATTTGTTTAGGCAACCTGCATGGTGTTTCAAGCCATGCCGCTACGATAAATAATCTGCAAAACATTCTTGTCAGCGAAGGATTTACGACCTCTGTCAATGATCCCTTTGCCGGCGTTTATATTCTGCGTCGTCATTATGGCCAACAGGTAGAGGCCATGCAGTTTGAACTCCGCTATACGAACTACATGGATTGTAAGCACATTGATGAACCGGGGCGGCCAGTACTGGATAAAGGTATGTTAACCGCGCTACAACCACGCCTTATTCGGGCGTTTAACCAATTTCTTCAGCCATGGATGAAAGAACCTGCATGA
- a CDS encoding Imm50 family immunity protein, whose amino-acid sequence MWFEHAIGKEKIKFMFDNELSIQRIEVNSFSLERFSDLKFHFFCNEIPRKFPVKWRGEGFNALSLVIVFGDVTQLNIVGSRVGFFCSPLINSSSDYSEITIKNSDLDFYCRSRFLTIESITPYIDERWD is encoded by the coding sequence ATGTGGTTTGAACATGCTATAGGGAAAGAAAAAATAAAATTCATGTTCGATAATGAACTAAGTATTCAACGCATTGAAGTTAATAGTTTTTCACTGGAACGGTTTTCAGACTTGAAATTTCACTTTTTTTGTAATGAAATCCCCAGAAAATTTCCTGTGAAATGGAGAGGTGAGGGGTTTAATGCTCTTAGTCTGGTAATTGTTTTTGGTGATGTGACTCAATTAAATATTGTTGGTTCGAGGGTCGGTTTTTTTTGTTCTCCGCTAATAAATTCTTCAAGTGATTATTCTGAGATAACGATAAAAAATAGTGATCTTGATTTTTATTGCAGGTCGAGGTTTTTAACCATAGAAAGTATTACGCCATATATTGATGAGCGATGGGATTAA
- a CDS encoding Imm50 family immunity protein, translating to MWFEHALGKEKIQFMFGNEFSLLDLELISFSFNVSSLYLSFSCRNIPEKYPKKWDGDGFNSLLLSITLSDVVYFESKGANVMFTSTPIIKTDKEFSILEINNPKLYFYCKSKFLTVNDIKPYIDDRWD from the coding sequence ATGTGGTTTGAACATGCTTTAGGGAAAGAGAAAATTCAATTTATGTTTGGTAATGAGTTTTCTCTGTTAGATTTAGAGTTAATTTCATTTTCTTTTAATGTTTCTAGTTTGTATTTGAGCTTTTCCTGTCGAAATATTCCTGAAAAATATCCTAAAAAATGGGATGGTGATGGTTTTAATTCATTGCTGTTAAGTATTACTCTTTCTGATGTTGTTTATTTTGAAAGTAAAGGTGCTAATGTTATGTTTACTTCAACACCAATAATTAAAACAGATAAAGAATTTTCGATTCTTGAAATAAATAACCCCAAGCTTTATTTTTACTGCAAATCAAAATTTTTAACAGTTAATGATATCAAACCTTATATTGATGACCGTTGGGATTGA
- a CDS encoding M20 aminoacylase family protein, which translates to MGISPALIAQAVEWRRKLHANPELGYHERQTSGMVATLLVTFGFQVHTGLADTGVVGTLENGPGPVIGLRADMDALPVTELGDLAYKSQRPGVMHACGHDGHTAMLLAAACHLSETRRFSGTVRVVFQPAEENLGGARRMVEEGLFTRFPMDDIYALHNWPGLPVGHVGLSSGAMMASLDSFEIVLTGQSCHAAMPENGADPIMAASQLVLSLQTIPSRRLSPQSSAVISITQIAGGEAINVIPEKVVLRGTLRCLQASVREQVKALIAQFVAQIPEVFGVTGSIAYYPGYPVTQNDARAAQAVREVAETTFGASQVHWEIAPSMASEDFACMLEHCPGAYFWLGADGDTPSRPLHNACYDFNDALIPHGVAMWVALVENRLPMG; encoded by the coding sequence ATGGGGATTTCTCCGGCGCTGATTGCGCAGGCCGTTGAATGGCGGCGCAAACTGCATGCCAATCCGGAACTGGGCTATCACGAGCGTCAGACGTCCGGGATGGTGGCGACGTTGCTTGTCACCTTCGGTTTTCAGGTGCATACCGGGTTGGCGGATACTGGCGTAGTGGGAACGCTGGAGAACGGGCCTGGTCCTGTCATTGGGCTGCGGGCCGACATGGATGCGCTGCCGGTTACCGAACTGGGCGATCTGGCTTATAAATCCCAGCGTCCCGGCGTCATGCATGCCTGCGGTCATGACGGGCATACCGCCATGCTGCTGGCTGCTGCCTGCCATCTTAGTGAAACCCGCCGTTTCAGTGGTACGGTGCGCGTGGTGTTTCAGCCGGCGGAAGAGAATCTGGGCGGCGCGCGGCGCATGGTGGAAGAGGGATTGTTTACCCGTTTTCCAATGGATGACATCTATGCGTTGCATAACTGGCCGGGACTGCCTGTTGGGCATGTCGGGCTGAGCAGCGGGGCGATGATGGCCTCACTGGACTCGTTTGAAATCGTGCTGACAGGCCAAAGCTGTCATGCCGCCATGCCGGAAAACGGCGCCGACCCGATTATGGCCGCCTCTCAACTGGTGCTATCGTTACAGACTATCCCTTCTCGACGCTTGTCGCCTCAGTCGTCTGCGGTGATCAGTATCACGCAGATTGCCGGCGGCGAGGCCATCAACGTTATTCCAGAAAAAGTGGTGCTGCGTGGCACGCTGCGTTGCCTGCAAGCCTCAGTGCGCGAGCAGGTGAAGGCGTTGATTGCGCAGTTTGTGGCGCAAATTCCCGAAGTTTTCGGCGTCACTGGCTCCATTGCTTATTACCCCGGCTACCCGGTTACCCAAAATGACGCACGGGCGGCGCAGGCGGTGCGCGAGGTGGCGGAAACGACGTTTGGCGCGAGTCAGGTGCATTGGGAAATCGCGCCTTCCATGGCGTCCGAGGATTTCGCCTGCATGTTGGAACACTGTCCTGGTGCCTATTTCTGGTTAGGGGCCGATGGCGATACGCCCTCTCGTCCGCTGCATAATGCCTGTTATGACTTCAATGACGCGTTGATTCCACATGGTGTCGCTATGTGGGTGGCGTTGGTGGAAAACCGGTTGCCGATGGGGTAA
- the tssC gene encoding type VI secretion system contractile sheath large subunit produces the protein MSMVEEQAQTGAVGGSSSLLEEIMAQARITPVDEGYNVAKQGIAALVANILDSGNTAEPVNKALVDSMIVELDKKLSKQIDVILHAQELQELESSWRSLKLLVDRTDFRENIKLLLLHATKDELLEDFEFAPEITQSGFYKHVYSNGYGQFGGQPIGGVIGDYALTQSSPDIKLMQYVSAVGAMAHAPFISSVAPTFFGVDSFTDLPSIKDLKSVFEGPAYTKWRSMRESEDARYLGLTAPRFLARLPYDPVENPIKGFNYKEDIRANHEHYLWGNTAYLMGTAITDSFAKYRWCPNIIGPQSGGAITDLPVHVYEAMGQLQAKIPTEVLITDRREYEMAEEGFITLTMRKDSDNAAFFSANSVQKPKVFANTKEGKEAETNYKLGTQLPYMFIINRLAHYIKVLQREQIGSWKERQDLERELNNWIKQYVADQENPPADVRSRRPLRAAQIKVLDVEGEPGWYQVTMAVRPHFKYMGANFELSLVGRLDKE, from the coding sequence ATGTCAATGGTTGAAGAACAGGCCCAGACAGGCGCGGTCGGCGGTTCGTCGTCGCTGCTTGAAGAAATCATGGCGCAGGCGCGCATCACCCCGGTGGATGAAGGTTATAACGTCGCCAAGCAGGGGATCGCCGCACTGGTGGCCAACATTCTGGACAGCGGTAACACGGCCGAGCCGGTGAACAAGGCGCTGGTCGACAGTATGATCGTTGAACTGGACAAGAAACTCAGCAAGCAGATCGACGTGATTCTGCATGCGCAGGAACTGCAGGAGCTGGAATCCTCCTGGCGTTCGCTGAAACTGCTGGTCGATCGCACCGATTTCCGTGAAAACATTAAGCTCTTGCTGCTGCACGCCACTAAGGATGAGCTGCTGGAAGACTTTGAGTTCGCGCCGGAAATTACCCAGTCCGGTTTCTACAAACACGTGTACTCCAATGGCTACGGCCAGTTCGGCGGCCAGCCGATCGGCGGGGTGATCGGCGATTACGCGCTGACTCAGAGTTCGCCGGACATCAAGCTGATGCAGTATGTCAGCGCAGTGGGCGCCATGGCGCACGCGCCGTTCATCTCCTCCGTCGCGCCGACCTTCTTCGGCGTGGACAGCTTTACCGATCTGCCGTCCATCAAAGACCTGAAATCGGTGTTTGAAGGCCCGGCCTACACCAAATGGCGTTCGATGCGCGAGTCGGAAGATGCCCGTTATCTGGGCCTGACGGCGCCGCGTTTCCTGGCTCGTCTGCCTTATGACCCGGTAGAAAACCCGATCAAAGGGTTTAATTACAAGGAAGACATCCGCGCCAATCACGAACACTATCTGTGGGGCAACACCGCTTACCTTATGGGTACCGCCATCACCGACAGCTTCGCCAAATACCGCTGGTGCCCGAACATTATCGGCCCGCAGAGCGGCGGCGCCATCACCGATTTGCCGGTACACGTCTATGAAGCGATGGGCCAGTTGCAGGCCAAGATTCCGACCGAGGTGTTGATCACCGACCGCCGCGAATACGAAATGGCCGAAGAGGGCTTCATCACCCTGACCATGCGCAAAGACAGCGACAACGCCGCGTTCTTCTCCGCGAACTCGGTGCAGAAACCCAAGGTATTCGCCAACACCAAAGAAGGTAAAGAGGCGGAAACCAACTACAAACTGGGTACTCAGCTGCCGTACATGTTCATCATCAACCGTCTGGCGCACTACATCAAAGTATTGCAGCGCGAGCAGATCGGTTCCTGGAAAGAGCGTCAGGATCTGGAGCGCGAGCTGAATAACTGGATCAAGCAGTACGTCGCCGATCAGGAAAACCCGCCGGCAGATGTACGCAGCCGTCGCCCGCTGCGCGCCGCCCAGATCAAGGTGCTGGACGTAGAAGGCGAACCGGGTTGGTACCAG
- the tssB gene encoding type VI secretion system contractile sheath small subunit, which produces MAKGTDGASVAPKERINIKYVPATGGQQAEIELPLTLMVVGNMKGRTEETPIEERQTVSIDKNNFTSVMKEANLELNFSVPNRLEEDSQDDLPVKLSIASLNDFSPDRIAQQVPELHKLLELREALVALKGPLGNIPAFRNRLQDLLSSEEARAQLLKELDLVKPAE; this is translated from the coding sequence ATGGCAAAAGGAACTGACGGTGCATCTGTCGCACCAAAGGAACGTATTAATATCAAATATGTCCCGGCCACTGGTGGTCAGCAGGCGGAAATTGAACTGCCGCTTACGCTGATGGTGGTGGGAAATATGAAAGGACGCACAGAAGAGACGCCGATTGAAGAACGTCAGACGGTGTCTATCGACAAGAACAACTTCACTTCGGTGATGAAAGAGGCCAACCTGGAGCTGAATTTCAGCGTGCCTAACCGTCTGGAAGAAGACAGCCAGGATGACCTTCCCGTCAAACTCAGCATTGCTTCGCTGAATGATTTCTCCCCCGACCGCATCGCCCAGCAAGTGCCGGAATTGCACAAATTGCTGGAACTGCGTGAAGCCCTGGTCGCGCTGAAAGGGCCGCTGGGTAATATTCCCGCTTTCCGTAATCGCCTGCAGGATCTGTTGTCCAGCGAAGAAGCCAGAGCGCAGCTGCTCAAAGAGTTGGATCTGGTGAAACCCGCCGAATAA
- a CDS encoding HNH/endonuclease VII fold putative polymorphic toxin, which produces MSQDKKATLLSSEDAANQNFATDNQISGGCAKCGCEVLIHYHYDSGKPVPNAPFILIDSNKTEIHGKTDAKGLCKIYDMGCGTFELMLDEGSDDFKPRETVENNPVLQSNPAYATLAGEYFTLFLLLRKQGLVTYDADDSSDRHVDVDGAGIFTSIPKEYRKSYDRFWELDKRINHGSRQLKKAINKIHHSLAAEVADKGGDDNAALMLFCEIALGFIPVVGQAMDVYSIGEWSWQSYQEPAKLEDPLHIAEGALCAIGVIPGLGDALKVSGRAIIRALKVGTPKELQFAIRTIRSLSDGNLVKGLTKLRAELQNYGAQAKALLLKIHAVLKQVLAESKLKNNWIVSLMKDSFSAMITALEKLIAKYDSALAYIESKFNEFIGKVITRVSGSARPKGSIAKAAEAPKAPAHAESQAAKPATPKSDNSITKADDGKPKNAVSEKKRRTSSKETEDISAGSNKGEQPDHAPQQKKAGEEDNACKAGSDKCQSEGEPVDMATGYVVDWRTDVELTGLLPLSMKRYYRSGGERKPGLLGALWRTNWDMSLELKNGIATLTDGEFNQTVFVLPDEGAFSRAPSSPQWRLTRQQGQLVLQHVDGLRYRFEHALGLQLCLSAMEDRAGNRIALLWDRADLCWIALPDGRLVHVETQRRRIVKLTLCDEHRQTLKTLVSYRYDAQGHLLSVRAGEGRNFDYRYSPEGWLLRWSDLAHTWVEHDYDAQGRALRDRTAEGFWPGSFSYDADSLTNHYHSGFGGVTTYVRDGRNNILCRREPDGGEVQFEWDNNQLAAQIDPLGQRTVYQRNDWGQVTVVTLPDGSVHRYDYDDDGQLLAYTDPLGNAWNYSRNAQGLVETASDPEGRTWHHAYTAQGLLSAVTGPDGREQRYHYNRRGLLERLEPGEAPTVTFFYDAQDRLTARHIAHEQGVQVRRWDYEGGRDTPSKVVYEDGSETRFGYDTEGNLTSVTDALGQRYLFRYGAFDNLLEATDPLGATVRYHYNAEAEFAGVTNSQGQAWQYQFDACGRLSEERHYDGRVYRYDYDVAGRLTGRSAPDGSQLAYGYDVGGRLSEIQACRADGASEGVTTFGYDLSGRLLKAASPDAVVEYAYNCAGQVVSERVNGEEVRTGYDDGGQRSVVEGLLSSLSLGWQGGRLTTLSIGSHQPLTFSHTASGYEQRRSNGEGFALRHEWSATGLLAGQALDGVNGVLERRYQYDVLDRLTGITDSHWGEQAFRLNGAGQVTAERREQGRQRQARLFGYDSEQNLCEVSAIAPDGAGRLSAKNAAVQSSAGYDEAGRVTQRGGRQYQYDACGRLVSRRESRPGFRPQETRFEWDAQDRLVRVSLPDGARWRYCYDAFGRRVSKVREGQVPSAQAVARVAYRWDGDQLSGQTQYRVDGSVARAVQWVYEPGSFRPLAQVEEQAGQTRLHYIVTDLTGTARELCSETGEVHWRGEQGLWGPHREERIPIPLRRYLGDATNEEVYCELRYQGQVYDAETGLYYNRHRYYDPELGQYISADPIGLAGGLRPQGYVHNPLEWVDPLGLVGCPGEKNKKTTYEGESRRDAFRQAKRDAGIPNSQQPRSVTRPDLLDGEGKKILDGSGQPIKTRQYEFINNKGEKIFIQEHSLGHTKATPLHGADPHFNVRPSDNLNTGSVPGTHGHYNFLRGY; this is translated from the coding sequence ATGAGTCAGGATAAAAAGGCGACGCTGCTGTCGAGTGAAGACGCAGCCAATCAGAATTTTGCCACGGATAACCAAATTTCAGGCGGTTGCGCCAAATGCGGCTGCGAAGTGTTGATTCACTACCACTATGACTCCGGGAAACCGGTGCCTAACGCGCCGTTCATCCTGATTGATAGCAATAAGACGGAAATCCACGGCAAAACCGACGCCAAAGGGTTATGCAAAATTTACGACATGGGATGCGGCACGTTTGAGCTGATGCTGGATGAAGGCTCCGACGATTTCAAACCCCGTGAAACCGTGGAAAACAACCCGGTATTACAGTCAAATCCGGCTTATGCGACGCTGGCGGGAGAGTATTTCACGCTGTTTTTGTTGCTGCGCAAGCAGGGATTGGTGACCTACGACGCGGATGACAGCAGCGATCGGCATGTGGATGTCGACGGCGCGGGGATTTTTACCTCCATTCCCAAGGAGTACCGCAAATCCTATGACCGCTTCTGGGAACTGGATAAACGTATTAACCACGGCAGTCGTCAGCTAAAGAAGGCGATTAACAAAATCCATCACAGCCTGGCGGCGGAAGTGGCGGACAAAGGCGGGGATGACAACGCGGCGCTGATGCTGTTTTGTGAAATCGCGCTGGGCTTTATTCCGGTGGTCGGGCAGGCGATGGATGTCTATTCGATCGGCGAGTGGAGCTGGCAGTCTTACCAGGAACCGGCCAAGCTGGAAGACCCGTTGCATATCGCCGAAGGCGCACTCTGTGCGATAGGGGTAATTCCAGGATTGGGCGACGCGCTGAAGGTCAGCGGGCGGGCGATTATCCGGGCGCTCAAGGTCGGGACGCCGAAAGAGTTGCAGTTCGCCATCAGGACTATCCGCAGCCTGTCGGACGGCAATCTGGTGAAAGGGCTGACCAAACTGCGCGCTGAGCTGCAAAATTATGGCGCGCAGGCCAAAGCCCTATTGCTGAAGATTCATGCGGTGCTCAAACAGGTGCTGGCCGAGTCGAAGCTGAAAAACAACTGGATTGTGTCGCTGATGAAAGACAGCTTCAGCGCCATGATCACCGCGCTGGAAAAGCTGATCGCCAAATATGACAGCGCGCTGGCCTATATTGAGTCCAAATTCAATGAGTTTATCGGCAAGGTCATCACCCGCGTGAGCGGCAGCGCCAGGCCGAAGGGGAGCATCGCTAAGGCAGCCGAAGCGCCAAAAGCGCCGGCGCATGCTGAAAGCCAGGCGGCCAAACCGGCTACCCCAAAATCCGACAATTCAATAACCAAGGCCGATGACGGAAAGCCGAAAAATGCGGTGAGTGAAAAGAAACGGCGCACATCGTCGAAAGAAACCGAGGACATTAGCGCCGGGAGTAATAAGGGCGAACAGCCGGATCACGCCCCGCAGCAGAAAAAAGCCGGGGAAGAGGACAACGCGTGCAAAGCTGGCAGCGATAAGTGCCAGAGTGAAGGCGAGCCGGTGGATATGGCGACCGGTTACGTGGTGGACTGGCGCACCGACGTTGAGCTGACGGGGTTGCTGCCGTTATCCATGAAGCGCTATTACCGCTCAGGCGGGGAGCGGAAACCGGGGCTGTTAGGGGCGCTGTGGCGCACCAACTGGGATATGAGCCTGGAGCTGAAAAACGGCATCGCTACCCTGACTGACGGCGAGTTCAACCAGACGGTATTCGTGCTGCCTGACGAGGGAGCGTTCAGCCGCGCGCCGTCCAGCCCGCAGTGGCGGTTGACGCGTCAACAGGGGCAGCTCGTGCTGCAACATGTGGACGGCTTGCGTTATCGCTTTGAACATGCGCTGGGGCTGCAACTTTGCCTCAGCGCGATGGAAGACCGGGCGGGCAACCGGATCGCCCTGCTGTGGGATCGCGCCGATCTGTGCTGGATAGCGCTGCCGGATGGCCGTCTGGTACATGTGGAGACACAGCGGCGGCGGATTGTGAAACTGACGCTGTGCGATGAGCATCGTCAGACGCTAAAAACGTTGGTCAGCTACCGCTACGATGCGCAAGGTCATCTGCTCAGCGTGCGCGCCGGCGAAGGGCGTAATTTCGATTACCGCTACTCGCCGGAAGGCTGGCTGTTGCGCTGGTCCGATCTGGCTCACACCTGGGTCGAACATGACTACGACGCGCAGGGGCGCGCGTTGCGCGACAGAACGGCGGAAGGTTTCTGGCCCGGTTCGTTCAGTTACGACGCCGATAGCCTCACCAACCACTATCACAGCGGGTTCGGCGGGGTGACCACCTATGTGCGCGATGGGCGCAATAATATTCTGTGCCGCCGCGAGCCGGACGGCGGCGAGGTCCAATTCGAGTGGGACAACAACCAGCTGGCGGCGCAGATTGACCCGCTGGGCCAGCGCACCGTGTATCAGCGTAACGACTGGGGGCAGGTGACGGTGGTGACGCTGCCGGACGGGAGCGTACACCGTTACGATTACGACGATGACGGTCAGCTGCTGGCCTATACCGACCCGTTGGGCAACGCCTGGAACTATTCCCGCAACGCTCAGGGGTTGGTGGAAACGGCCAGCGATCCGGAGGGGCGGACTTGGCATCATGCGTACACGGCGCAGGGGCTGTTGTCGGCGGTAACCGGGCCGGATGGCCGCGAGCAGCGTTATCATTACAACCGGCGCGGGTTGCTGGAACGGCTGGAACCGGGCGAGGCGCCGACGGTGACCTTTTTCTACGATGCGCAGGACCGGCTGACGGCGCGACATATCGCGCATGAGCAAGGCGTGCAGGTGCGGCGCTGGGATTATGAAGGCGGACGCGACACGCCGTCGAAAGTGGTGTACGAAGACGGCAGCGAAACCCGTTTTGGCTACGATACGGAAGGCAACCTGACCTCGGTGACGGATGCGCTGGGGCAGCGGTACCTGTTCCGCTATGGCGCGTTTGATAACCTGCTGGAAGCGACCGACCCGCTGGGTGCGACCGTCCGCTATCATTACAATGCGGAAGCGGAATTCGCCGGGGTGACCAACAGCCAGGGGCAGGCGTGGCAATACCAGTTTGACGCCTGTGGCCGGCTGAGCGAAGAGCGGCATTACGACGGCCGGGTGTACCGTTACGATTACGATGTGGCAGGCCGGCTGACAGGGCGCAGCGCACCGGACGGCAGCCAGCTTGCGTACGGGTATGACGTGGGCGGCCGCCTGAGCGAGATTCAGGCCTGCCGTGCGGACGGGGCCAGTGAAGGTGTCACCACGTTCGGCTATGACCTGTCGGGCCGGCTGCTGAAGGCGGCGAGCCCGGACGCGGTGGTGGAGTACGCGTATAACTGTGCCGGACAGGTGGTGTCGGAGCGGGTAAACGGCGAGGAGGTGCGCACCGGTTACGACGACGGCGGGCAGCGGTCGGTGGTGGAAGGGCTGCTGTCGTCGCTGAGTCTGGGCTGGCAGGGCGGGCGGCTGACCACGCTGAGCATCGGTTCGCATCAACCGCTGACGTTCAGCCACACGGCGTCGGGGTATGAACAGCGGCGCAGCAATGGCGAAGGTTTTGCGCTGCGCCACGAGTGGAGCGCCACCGGGCTGCTGGCGGGCCAGGCGCTGGACGGGGTAAACGGGGTGCTGGAGCGTCGCTACCAGTACGACGTGCTGGACCGTCTGACGGGCATCACGGACAGTCACTGGGGTGAGCAGGCGTTCCGGCTGAACGGCGCCGGGCAGGTGACGGCGGAGCGTCGCGAGCAGGGTCGGCAGCGGCAGGCGCGGCTGTTTGGCTACGACAGCGAACAGAACCTGTGCGAGGTGTCGGCGATAGCGCCGGACGGCGCAGGGCGGCTGTCGGCAAAAAACGCGGCGGTGCAGTCGTCGGCGGGTTACGATGAGGCGGGCCGGGTGACGCAGCGCGGCGGCCGTCAGTATCAGTACGACGCCTGCGGCCGTCTGGTGAGCCGACGGGAAAGCCGTCCCGGCTTCCGACCGCAGGAAACGCGGTTTGAGTGGGACGCGCAGGACCGGCTGGTGCGGGTGAGTTTGCCGGACGGGGCGCGGTGGCGGTATTGTTACGACGCATTCGGACGGCGGGTAAGCAAGGTGCGCGAGGGCCAGGTGCCATCGGCGCAGGCGGTAGCGCGGGTGGCGTACCGGTGGGATGGCGACCAGCTGTCGGGCCAGACGCAGTACCGTGTTGACGGCAGCGTGGCGCGGGCGGTGCAGTGGGTGTACGAGCCGGGGAGTTTCCGGCCGCTGGCGCAGGTGGAGGAGCAGGCGGGCCAGACCCGGCTGCACTATATCGTGACGGACCTGACGGGCACGGCGCGGGAGCTGTGCAGCGAAACGGGAGAAGTACACTGGCGCGGCGAACAGGGACTGTGGGGACCGCACCGGGAGGAGCGGATACCCATTCCGCTACGGCGTTATCTGGGTGATGCGACGAACGAAGAGGTGTACTGCGAGCTGCGTTATCAGGGCCAGGTATACGACGCGGAAACGGGACTGTACTACAACCGGCACCGCTACTACGACCCGGAGTTGGGGCAGTATATCTCGGCGGACCCGATAGGGCTGGCAGGAGGGCTGAGGCCGCAGGGGTATGTGCATAATCCGCTGGAATGGGTGGATCCACTGGGATTGGTGGGGTGTCCTGGCGAGAAAAACAAAAAAACCACATATGAAGGTGAAAGCCGTCGTGATGCATTTAGGCAAGCTAAACGGGATGCTGGAATACCTAATAGCCAGCAGCCTCGTAGTGTAACTAGACCAGACCTTCTTGATGGTGAAGGTAAGAAAATATTAGATGGTAGTGGACAACCAATTAAAACTAGACAATATGAATTTATTAATAATAAAGGCGAAAAAATATTTATACAGGAACATAGTTTGGGTCATACAAAAGCTACGCCTTTACATGGGGCAGATCCACATTTCAATGTTAGACCTTCTGATAACTTGAATACAGGTAGTGTTCCTGGAACACATGGGCATTACAATTTTCTTAGAGGATACTAA